One part of the Humulus lupulus chromosome 9, drHumLupu1.1, whole genome shotgun sequence genome encodes these proteins:
- the LOC133800570 gene encoding uncharacterized protein LOC133800570, translated as MNEYQVFELALIDREIECTFQRRLREQQAQIHLAMANEDEGVEEIRAQPMLNAAKGVVNEAAYSLNDANAIIMAGDRERAIREYAAPMFNELNPSIVRPKIQAAQFELKHVMFQMLQTMGQFSGLPTEDPHLHLRSFLEVSDSFKLQGVTEEALRLKLFPFSLKDKARAWLNTFPSNSVTTWHEVAEKFLMKYFPPTKNAKFQNEIISFQQLEDESICDAWERFKELLRKCPHHGIPHCIQMETFYNGLNASTRMVLDASTNGVILSKSCNEPYEILEQIANNNYQWSSARAPIGRKVVGMHEVDSLKL; from the coding sequence ATGAACGAGTATCAAGTCTTTGAGCTAGCCCTTATTGATCGTGAGATTGAATGTACATTTCAAAGAAGGCTAAGGGAACAACAGGCTCAAATTCACCTTGCTATGGCTAATGAAGATGAAGGGGTTGAGGAAATTAGAGCTCAACCCATGCTTAATGCAGCTAAGGGAGTTGTTAATGAAGCAGCCTATTCTTTGAATGACGCTAATGCAATTATTATGGCCGGTGATAGAGAAAGGGCCATAAGGGAATACGCTGCCCCAATGTTTAATGAGCTGAATCCTAGTATTGTTAGACCCAAAATTCAAGCTGCTCAGTTTGAGTTGAAGCAtgtgatgttccaaatgttgcagacaatgggtcaatttagtgggctacCTACAGAAGATCCTCATCTccatcttcgttcatttttggaggtgagtgaTTCATTCAAGTTGCAAGGCGTTACTGAAGAAGCCTTGAGATTGAAGTTGTTTCCTTTTTCTCTAAAGGACAAAGCTAGGGCTTGGCTCAATACATTTCCTTCCAACTCAGTGACTACGTGGCATGAAGTAGCTGAGAAATTTTTGATGAAGTACTTCCCTCCAACGAAAAATGCTAAGTTCCAGAATGAGATTATTTCTTTTCAACAGTTGGAGGACGAGTCGATATGTGACGCTTGGGAGAGGTTCAAAGAGTTATTGAGGAAGTGTCCACATCATGGCATCCCTCATTGTATTCAAATGGAAACTTTCTATAATGGTCTAAATGCCTCCACACGCATGGTGTTAGATGCTTCGACAAATGGGGTTATTCTCTCTAAGTCCTGCAATGAACCATATGAGATTTTGGAGCAGATTGCCAACAATAATTACCAATGGTCTAGTGCTAGAGCCCCCATTGGAAGAAAAGTAGTGGGTATGCATGAAGTAGATTCTTTGAAGCTTTGA